The genomic window GTCGCCTCGTCGCGGACCAGGGCCAGGGCCTGCACGGCGTACTCGGCCATCTTCAGGCGGTTCTTCTTCACCCACCCGTCCAGGCTCCGCACGAGAGCGGGCACCACGCGGGCATCGCCGAGCCGGCCGGCGACGGCCAGGGCCCAGCGGCCGGAGGGCTCGCCGCCTGAATCGAGGAAGCGGTCGAGCAGCGCCTCCGCGAAGTCGGCGCCGGTGGCCGGGTCGATCCGGTCGTAGAGCGCACGGGCCTCGATGTCCGGGGCGATCTCCCCGGTCCGCGACTGGCGGACCAAAAGGTAGCGCGTGGCCTCCGGGCCGAGCGGCGAGCCGTCGCGGTTGTGGAGCGGCGGGAGCTTCGCCTCGTCGGCCCAGGGGGCGACGGGCTTCTTGAGGGAGGCGGACATCCGCGCGACGTTCGCGGCGATGTCGGGGTTGGCTGCCGGGCGGCCGGCGGCCTCGAGGGCGAGCAGGATGGCGTCGCGCACGCCCTCATCGGGCTCGACGTCCCGTCGGGCCGCCACGGCGTCGAGGGCCTCCGGCGTCCCGAGCGCGGCCAGCAGCGCGACGGCCGTCTCGCGGAGGTCCGCCTTGGGGCCATCCAGCATCTCGATGGCGCGGGGGCGGACGGCCGCGTCGCCGAGCTTCGCCACGACCGGCACGGCGAGTTCGCGGGCCCTCTTCCCCGGGTCGCGCACGAGCGCCCAGAGCGGATCGGCCATCTTCTCCGGCCCCCAGCGGGCCGCCAGCTCGAGCATGTCGAACCGGCCCCGGTGGTCGATGAGCTTCGCCTTCAGGCCCAGGTCCAGCTCCTGGCGGATCCGCTCCGTGACGCGGCCGTCGTCCAGGTCCATCAGGTAGCCGACCTCCGCGGCGTGCGACTCCTCGGGCTCGGGCCGCATGGTGTCGAGATAGGCCAGCACCACCGGGATCGCGTCCCGGCCGAGGCGATCGACGGCGGAGTGGAGGACCGACGAGTGCTGGAAGGAGAGGCCGCGATCCGACAGGACGCGGGTGGGCGTCTTCATGTAAGCGATGACGGCGTCGCGGACGTCGACGCCGAACAGTCCCATCGCGTCATCCGCGTCGCTTTGCCATTCGAGGCCGTCCACGATCATCGCGCGAGCGGCCTCGAGCGCGACAGCCCGGAAGCGCGCGGGATCGGCCCGGAACAGGTGGCGTGCGGCGTAATAGCGGCACCGCAGGCTCTGGATGGACCCGACCTTCGGGGCGAGGATCTCCGCATACCGGGCGGGGTCCTTCTCCATCGGCACGTCCCAGTCCCAGGGATTGTCCGGGTCCAGGGCGCGGTCGAGGATGGGCGGCATCCGATCGGGCGCGGCGTCCAGGAGGAATTCCAGCCATGTCTTCAGGTTCGAATACTCGTCGCGGGCGAGGACCCACGCCAGGTCCTCGTCGGAGAGCGCCAGCAGGGCACGCCCGGCGGATGTGGGCCGGTCGTCGCGGGCCACGTTCGCGAGCAGGTGGAGCAGGGTCCTCGGCGCGACCCCCTGCCCCGCGACCTCGGCGGCGGCCGTCCCGAAGCGGTCCTCGTCCGGGCCCTCCTCCGCCAGGGCCCGATCGAGCCACGAAGCGAGGGAGGAGAAGGCCTTCGCGGCGACCATCGCGTGCAGCGCGCGGCGGTGCTCCTCGTCCAGCGTCCCGGACGCTTCGAGGACCTTCGCCAGTTCGTCGATCGCCAGGGTGTCCGGATCCTTCATCGCCGCGAGCTGGGCGAGCGCCGCCGGGCTGCCGCCCTTGATGTAGGTCACGACCCTGGACCAGCCCTTGCCGCCCTGATCGTACGAGCTGGCCCATTCCAGGATGCGTCCCATGGTCAACTCCCCGCCGCGCCACCGACGGGCCTTCATTGGACCCTCGCCGCCGGTCCTCGGCCTTGCCGGCCGCGGGGCGGCGGACGCCCGGGGCCGGAGGTCGCGCGCCGCCGGTCCCCCGCTCGCGGGTCCAGGTTACCACAGCGGCCCCCGAGATCGAGGGCGGGCCGCGGATGGACGGCGGAGGCCCTCGGGGGAGCTACCCGCGGACCGACGACGCGCGTCAGCCGTACTTCTCCTTCCATTCGGCCTTCCGCTTCGCGTAGGCGGGCTTCGCCTCGGCCTTCTTCCAGGCCTCGAAGAAGATCCGCGCCGACTCGGCCTTGGCCGGGTCGCCCGTGCCCTTCTCGAGCGGGTGCTTGTCTCCCGGGTCGTACTTCCGGCCGCCCCTGTAATTCGCATAGCGGCGCGCCCGGGTGAAGCCCATCTGGAGGAACTTGCGGGCCATGTCGGCGCCGACGAAGTCGCCGCGCCGCAGGTAGGCGAGGAAGAGCCCGTAGATCGCACGGCTGCTGGCGCGGGCGACTTCGGGCGTCTTGAACCGCCAGTGGGGCACCAGCTCGCCCTTGTACGGCTCGCAGATCAGGACGCCCTGCTCGCCCTTGCCCACGCGGTAGAGCTCCGGGTGGGCCCGGTAGTCCACGTCGGGCCGCCAGGCGTAGGCGGCCCGGTCGAAGTTGAGATAGCTCGGCCTGTCCATGCCCGGGGGTATCGGCAAGTCGCATGCCGGCCGCCCCATGTGGCGCGTCCGGCACTCCGGATCGCGGGATGTTGAGCCGTGGATGTCGCGGCCGTGACGCAAATGCGGAACAGATTTCCGCAATTGAGGATGGTGAACCCCTCCGTCGCCGGCTCCAATGACCAGACGCCCCGAGCAGGTACTCGCTTCCCTGCGCCTCCGGGGACGCCATTCGGCACGGCCGTCGGAGTATCGCGATGAGAAGCCCCGGAGCCCTGCTCGTCCTGGCCGCCTCGGCCCTCTCCCTGGCGCCCGCCCCGGCCCGGGCCGCGGCCCCCCCGACCTGGGAGGAGCTGCGACGCCTGCCCAAGGATTGCCCGGTCGTCTACGACAACGACTGGCTCGGGGACACCAACGACGACGAGTACCTCCTGGCGAAGGCCCACCT from Aquisphaera giovannonii includes these protein-coding regions:
- a CDS encoding DUF4132 domain-containing protein, whose amino-acid sequence is MGRILEWASSYDQGGKGWSRVVTYIKGGSPAALAQLAAMKDPDTLAIDELAKVLEASGTLDEEHRRALHAMVAAKAFSSLASWLDRALAEEGPDEDRFGTAAAEVAGQGVAPRTLLHLLANVARDDRPTSAGRALLALSDEDLAWVLARDEYSNLKTWLEFLLDAAPDRMPPILDRALDPDNPWDWDVPMEKDPARYAEILAPKVGSIQSLRCRYYAARHLFRADPARFRAVALEAARAMIVDGLEWQSDADDAMGLFGVDVRDAVIAYMKTPTRVLSDRGLSFQHSSVLHSAVDRLGRDAIPVVLAYLDTMRPEPEESHAAEVGYLMDLDDGRVTERIRQELDLGLKAKLIDHRGRFDMLELAARWGPEKMADPLWALVRDPGKRARELAVPVVAKLGDAAVRPRAIEMLDGPKADLRETAVALLAALGTPEALDAVAARRDVEPDEGVRDAILLALEAAGRPAANPDIAANVARMSASLKKPVAPWADEAKLPPLHNRDGSPLGPEATRYLLVRQSRTGEIAPDIEARALYDRIDPATGADFAEALLDRFLDSGGEPSGRWALAVAGRLGDARVVPALVRSLDGWVKKNRLKMAEYAVQALALVRDEATLSALDDVSRRYRVKPKNVAQAAGEAIRGAAERLGITLDELGDRVVPALGFEPGRPRVVEAGGKRIEVAVGLDFKLHYRDLATGKPVKSLPASTPKEAKAELKDVAAGLRDAAKAQAARLEEQLVRQRRWPVARWRGLFLDHPVLFPFAVRLIWGHYDDSGTLGDTFRAMEDRTLTRPSDEGYELPDSGSVGLVHPLELDAPARDAWRTHLADHEITPPFPQLERPVIRVPESRRGARFLVDFRGKTVHALSFKGRAERLGWTRGPVLDNGSVHAYVRKSPAGVEAVLALEDMSVQPFEDQETTLKDAAFFRSGAWNGFDYNPLPEDESDPRLLPLGDVPPVVYSEVMGDLARIAGQAGTGEGEGEED
- a CDS encoding DUF4385 domain-containing protein, which produces MDRPSYLNFDRAAYAWRPDVDYRAHPELYRVGKGEQGVLICEPYKGELVPHWRFKTPEVARASSRAIYGLFLAYLRRGDFVGADMARKFLQMGFTRARRYANYRGGRKYDPGDKHPLEKGTGDPAKAESARIFFEAWKKAEAKPAYAKRKAEWKEKYG